One segment of Rosa chinensis cultivar Old Blush chromosome 6, RchiOBHm-V2, whole genome shotgun sequence DNA contains the following:
- the LOC112172556 gene encoding CBS domain-containing protein CBSX3, mitochondrial, which produces MQGIARAVRSCHEILKAAALEHSRGRRIAWVERLGSSCKWVTTPALKGLENVTVEDVLMKKSEETGPWLWCHTNDTVIDAIKNMAKNNIGSLVVLKPGEQQYIAGIITERDYVRKIVAQDRSPMYTRVGEIMTNENKLITVTSDTNILQAMQLMTENQIRHVPVIDGKLVGMISIKDVVRAVVEQQSGELKQLNEYIRGNYY; this is translated from the exons AGGGCTGTGAGATCATGCCATGAGATACTCAAAGCTGCAGCTTTGGAGCATTCCCGCGGGAGACGAATTGCTTGGGTAGAAAGGTTAGGTTCAAGTTGTAAATGGGTTACCACTCCAGCCTTAAAAGGATTGGAGAATGTGACTGTGGAAGATGTACTGATGAAAAAGAGCGAAGAAACTGGACCTTGGCTCTGGTGCCACACAAATGACACTGTTATTGATGCTATAAAAAAT ATGGCTAAAAACAATATCGGGTCATTAGTTGTACTAAAGCCTGGAGAGCAACAATATATTGCAGGAATCATCACAGAAAGAG ATTATGTGAGGAAAATAGTTGCACAGGACAGATCACCCATGTACACTAGGGTTGGAGAGATTATGACTAATGAG AACAAATTAATAACAGTGACATCTGACACAAACATTCTTCAGGCAATGCAACTTATGACAG AGAATCAAATTCGGCATGTACCGGTCATAGATGGCAAGCTAGTTGGCATGATTTCGATCAAAGATGTTGTTCGAGCAGTAGTGGAGCAGCAAAGCGGGGAATTGAAGCAACTAAATGAGTACATTAGAGGAAATTACTATTGA